AATTCAGATCCTCGCCTGTGGTACTAGTTGGCACGCAGCATTAATCGGTAAATATTTACTCGAACAATTAGCAGGAATTTCAACTCAGGTACATTACGCTTCTGAGTATCGCTATGCACCATCACCTGTCACAGCTAACACGTTGATTATCGGCGTTACCCAATCAGGTGAGACTGCCGATACCCTAGCAGCTTTGGCAATGGAAAAAGAACGTCGCCAGGGAAAAGAACCTAAATATGAAGCGCGATTACTGGGTATTACTAATCGCCCCGAAAGCAGCCTTGGCCATCTAGTGCCCCATGTCATCAGTACTCTAGCGGGAATTGAAATTGGGGTGGCGGCGACAAAAACTTTTACTGCTCAACTGATGGCATTTTATGCCTTGGCATTAGATTTAGCGGCTCGTCGTCAGACAGTTTCAAAAGACACATTAGAGAAAATTATTAATGGGTTGCGGCAGATTCCCAAAGAAATTGAGGCAACTTTAGAAAGTCAAGAACGTTTAACCGAACAGTTAGCCCATGAATTCGCCGAAACCAAAGATTTCATTTTTGTGGGGAGGGGAATTAACTTCCCCATTGCTTTAGAAGGGGCGTTGAAATTAAAAGAAATCAGCTACATTCACGCCGAAGGCTATCCGGCTGGAGAGATGAAGCATGGCCCCATCGCACTTTTAGATGCGAAAGTACCAGTAGTTGCGATCGCAATCCCTGGTAGTGTGTACGAAAAAGTTATTTCCAATGCTCAAGAAGCCAAAGCTAGAGATTCTCGCTTAATTGGCGTGACTCCCGTCAACGATGGCGAAGCTGCGGAAATCTTTAACGATCTTCTTCCCGTGTCTCATGTTGAAGAGTTACTTTCTCCGATTTTGACAGTAGTTCCTTTACAATTATTGGCTTATCATATTGCCGCCCGTCGCGGTTTGGATGTCGATCAACCTCGTAACCTAGCTAAAAGTGTCACGGTGGAATAGTATAAAATCGTGCCTGAATATACTTGATTTTTAATCATAAAATAGCTTCTCCAAGAAATATAATTTGTTGAGAAGCTATTTTTTATGGTTAATATTATCTCAGTATTTTCTAATGAATGATATCGTGTCCG
This genomic interval from Nostoc sp. KVJ3 contains the following:
- the glmS gene encoding glutamine--fructose-6-phosphate transaminase (isomerizing), with product MCGIVGYIGTQAATDILLAGLEKLEYRGYDSAGIATVWEGEVNCVRAKGKLHNLRSKLEQIETPAQIGIGHTRWATHGKPEEYNAHPHLDTAKRVAVVQNGIIENYRDLREELKAKGHQFLSETDTEVIPHLIAEFLKHIPPSSSSSPFLEAIRQAVNHLHGAFAIAVISADYPDELIVVRQQAPLVIGFGQGEFFCASDTPAIVAYTRAVLPLENGEIARLTPLGVEIYNFAGDRLKKQPRLLNFNPAMVEKQGFKHFMLKEIHEQPGVVRASLDAYFHPHESTESPINLGLPADLYTDLEQIQILACGTSWHAALIGKYLLEQLAGISTQVHYASEYRYAPSPVTANTLIIGVTQSGETADTLAALAMEKERRQGKEPKYEARLLGITNRPESSLGHLVPHVISTLAGIEIGVAATKTFTAQLMAFYALALDLAARRQTVSKDTLEKIINGLRQIPKEIEATLESQERLTEQLAHEFAETKDFIFVGRGINFPIALEGALKLKEISYIHAEGYPAGEMKHGPIALLDAKVPVVAIAIPGSVYEKVISNAQEAKARDSRLIGVTPVNDGEAAEIFNDLLPVSHVEELLSPILTVVPLQLLAYHIAARRGLDVDQPRNLAKSVTVE